The genome window ATGATTTTTTCAAGGTTGTTCTGCTGCAACGATCAATGATGCTTTTTGAATATTCAACTATATGTGATTTTTCAtgagtttttcttttatatatagtaaCATAAGTAAAGTTTTGGGATTTACGTTAAGATGTGGCAATAGTTAGCTGGATAGTGTTAGAAGCTAGTTACATATGCGGCCGCACTAAAAACACAGATCTGATAGAGTTGTGTGATTCACTTTTTTCAGGTTTGAACAATATTCACTTAGTTTACAGTAATGTCACTGTCGTTAGTATTTGGCTTCAAAGCTCCATAGGAAATCTTTAAACATAATCTGAGATAGACATTCAATATATGCTTAGATTACttcattttatgaaaataatattatttccttCCTAACAAAAGACGTTTCAAAACACCACCATAATTGGTCTTCAAGAACAAAGTAATGTAATATACGGGTTTCTGATCAATGAACCATTGTGTACTGTTTTTCCTATTATTATTTAGGAAATCACGGGGCTATATATAGGTACAGCgtttttaccaaaaatatatatatttgtgaattgaaatgtaCGTAGTCTTGGTCAGATAGTCCAATAATGGATAATTGCCTTTGCATGGCAAAGACTCCTTTGAGCCACTGAAATTGCATACTCTTTTCCGGCTGTCCTTTAATTGGGTTGTGAAACCAATTAAAACTGcattactgttaaatttttttgtgtacAATTTTGACAATGAGGATTGAATTAATATACGACTTATGTACTACCCCAATTCTCACCACTATACCGATCCAATGACTTgcattactaataatataataattacgtTGTCACTGGAATTATTGGAGTCAATATGTTTCTTCTTATTAATTAGCTTCTTGCTCTAATTAGAATATTAGTAAGTACTCTAAAGGTAGAAGATCAATGTCTATGGGGATAGTAGTCTTTCATCACATTTTTTACGAAAAATTATTAGGTAGTTTGAAATTATTAGGTGTTTATGTTCCGACTAATTTTTATgcgataaataattaaatttttttttaaaaaaataataacacataATTGTATGTGATGTAAAAATTAATGGATACCATAAAAGTTCTAAACTATCGAATTCTTATAATTCCTCGAATATCTTTAACAGCCAAACTTAGTAACCAATTAGACACCCGACGCATTATATAAGGATTAGTGTGAATTGATGAGTCATTATGATGTCATCAATAGATTGTAACAGATAATTATTtggtaatttaaatttattatgaaaagaACATGTTATTAAAAGTAGGTCAGTCGTTACGTAGTCGGTCTGATTGTGAATATGTTGTATGGACCACTTCCTAATTTGTCTTGttatcatttttctaaatttaatttaacttcaTATTATAGTTCCTACCTACcaaatgtgtatatatgtaaGATTATTTTTGTGTTCAGTCCAGTTATAACATGAAATATTACTGTTTGGAAATAATATCAACCAGCGAATATGCTCTATATTGAATAGGTTTTGGCAAATATTTGCATGCtacttaatatttaatataacttaCAAAGAATCAATGTATGAGTAAAAAGTTTACATATATAAGGATCTAATATATATACTCGTCTCCTTGGAACATAAAATTGGTGATTCATTAGCATTAAGAGGAGAGGAAGTAACTAGGCGTCCTCTGAAGAGACAATTCATTAACATTTAACAGCAACAGAGACAATAGAAGGGATCTCTGCAGCCTAGTGGATGATGGAGGGAATCCCCACCGTAGAATTTTTAGTTTGTCTTGTATAGGTACAACATAACTTACACATTGAATAGGGAAAGAAGCTGACGAAAAGTCGATACGAGGGCTTTGAATTCGATTCCATTTAATGAATGAAGGAGCCCACTGTTGCCATCACCAACAAGGGATGAGATGCTCAGATTGACAGCAAATTGGGCCGGGCCCACCATTTTGCAATGTGACAGTACAGAAACAACAGGTACCCGTCACCCGTCAGAACCCCATCGATGGGCCCCAAAAGAAAATTCTAAcaaatgtttttaataattttaacaagTAAAATATTAGACATTGTTTAAGTTTCTACTTTCTAAAATATCAATGCTTTAactttatatttgatatttttaatcaaagacGCTTATTACTAAATTCTTATAATTATGATTTGacaagttatttttatattggtgCTGATCGATTAATTGGATTCATTCAGTCTTGGGCCAGTGTCTATCTTTGACCCACTGAAAATTTTAGGTAGCTAAAATAAATGGGACTGTAGAAAAGGGCTTATATACTGTATAGGTTGATACAGATTATGGAATAATCAGCCCGTGTAGTGCTACCATTGCCCATTGCCATAGGATGACAGGGTACCGAGAAAAAATTTTATGTACTTGGATAACTtctaaaattatgataaattataataaatcaatcttgattttgattaaatttgaatgtttggattgtttttaaaattatggtaGAATCAATTATGATGTAAGAGCATCTCTAAAACAAGAAACTTATTTGggttttttaattatctttttgtggtcccCACATCACTTTTTTAATTATGCTGTGTCATTTCATTTATCAAAAActcatataaaattttactccAATATAAGAAATCACAAGAAATTCAAACATTAGAGTTTCTTATATAAGAAACTATCCTTAGCACAACAAAGGAACTCACTTTATCACGTCATCATTATGTTCTAATGCAGAAGAACTCATAAGAAATCGTTCCTTAGTCTAAAAAATCGTTCCCCACTTGAGAAAGTAGaagtatcttatttttttttatcaaaatcagtaaaattaattttatttcaaatcaattttttcacCGTCAATCCAAATATTGTTAACTATGGTCTGGAACCACCATGTCTTGTGGTCCCAACCAATAAATGGATGACAAGGTTCTTGTTAGAGAGATGTAATGATATATGGACGAGGGTTACCGGCATTTTCAATTACGgaggtttaaaatttaaaaaacaaaattatcaatttaacgCAAATCACGCTACGGTTAGTTGTTTACTATCAATATCcaacaaataaatgaataacaGCCAAATcgtattttctttcttcttattcttaatcaaataattataaatatcttcttccaaaaataattgttgtTGTCGTCTCTCTTCCTGAACGCCAGAAAATTTTATCTTGTTGATTGATATCAATAACAATCCTTGTTTGCTTCTAAAAGAGAAAAGTAATGTCCTGCCTCTCTGCAAATATGACTTTGTTGGCCAATTTGTTAATTGATCAAAAGTTTCAATGGAATTTGATATCATCCGTTGGTATAAGAGTCAtggttagaacttagaagaatTAGCAAACAAGAAACAGATTCTAATcggttatattatatataactctATTAGGTGCTTTGTAGAAGAAATATATAACAGTGCCTATATTATATACATCTCTAGAAAATTCATCCCCTATAGAACAAGTAGAAACACAAACCTATTAGttcaaagtgaaaagaaaaagatacagGGAGAAGAAAATCATGCATATGGCGGCGCGGTGTGGCTCGATCGTCGTTTACTTTTTTATGGTATTTCCTTTCCTACTCCGTTATAAGAATTTGTGCATGATATTCAAAACCAGATAACCACGACTATGCATTAAGCGTTGATTTAAAATTGCCGTTAATGCTTACGCCTTTAAGCTGTAATGTTGTTCGTGATTTAGTAGGTTGAACACGTGTCCTTCATTTATTGCCCGAAATCCCAAATGACCTGGTAGTCCCGGACAATAATATAATTTCTCCTGTATGTCCTAGGCTAACCACCCTCATTCCATAAGCAATATAGGAAGTGCATGAAGCAATtccaaaagtgaaaaaaaaaaaaaaataccctcATTTTGATAAAGCTAAAAACCCCTCTTTGCGTTGCATGGCCCATCTTCAGAGCTCACTCCTCACGCCTTCCCCCAATTACTTAACATTATGctgtaaatattaattagtagATGGTCCATGCAAGTCAGAAAATCTTGGctgcttttttttcttaaaaaaaaaaaatcatgttagaaAAGTTTAAAGAGAAATGAAGAATTGGAGTATTTTTTAGGAGGGATGTGAAATGATGCTCACACTTCCCAAGATCGAGATCATATATATACCATGATATTTATAGATTATATCCTAAAACATAATGCTGGTACTTGGTAGTGAGAGATAATACATGTTAATTGACTCATATAAgacgaaaagaaaaaatatttaaattatttattcttttatgaaCTTTTTTGGTTCTGGAGTTATAATTTGTCAACCTTTATATTGTTTCTTTcataatttatctatttatgaataatCAATTtacatcaagaaaaaaaatcattattaatctTTTTTAGGGTTAATTATGGGTCGACTTTTCATGTAGTGACGAATCTCTTTTAGGTAAATAAATATtgagaaatattaataataaatttcccTATGTGATTAAGATGAACAATAAGAAAAGTAAATTAAGAGagtaagagaagaagaagaataatataaaaaaaaatttaatgtgaaaATCCCTTCaatataaaagggaaaaatCATGGAACTAAGGtgtgtaataaattaaaaaaatatatttgcttGTGACAAAAAGGAGATGTTACAAGAATgatgtgaatttgaatttcttgtatgaaaatatttgtgtgaaattaaaataaaatgaattatactttgatttgttttataaattctttatgcatttgatttattatcataaatggatttattttaaaaaaattgttaattcaagaaaaagttGTATGTTCTGCATATccttttcatgaaatttgtttttaaaaatgtgaTTTACAGGTTAATCGAGCATTTCTTCTCtgaaatgtttatatatattttttttgaattctaCCCTTTTGCTATCATAAGTTGTTTTGTTCGAAAGAATATTTGTCTCTGAAATTGtaagttcttttttattttttcaatttttttataattgtttttcttttagcaTCAAGAGAAAAATATCTCGACCAtcagataaaattataatgatttcAATATCACACAATAAGATGGTTTATAATATTTCTCAAACACTCATTAAGTATGGTGAAAATATATAactctcttttcttaaaaagGATTACAAAAACTCTCTCACTCTATCTTTGGTGAGGGATCTCATTTGCTTCCTTGCAGTAACTCCTCATAAGCCCCCATTTATATATAGTAGAGGAATGTGACTTCTCCCGAGAGtaataaatagatataaattaattttcatattttccaaaattcttgaaaatattatgtcaatttttttaagataaatgtGATATCATCaacaatcaaaaataaaatttcaaagtcTTCGAATctctacttttttattttccataaaTCTGATGTTATCAATATTTGTTGAATGTGATGCCATAATTATAGAGGAATTTGCAACCGTAAACAAGGTGCATATATATGTTAGTTTACTAAATAAGTGGAAGAAGGTAGAGATATTAGTCCAATAAACAAGTAAAGATAGGGAGTATCAACGAAAAGACACTTGATCGtccaagttaaaatttatttcaatcgTGCAACAGTGTATAGTGATGTGAAAAGTGTCCCATTTATATAAGGCAGGAGATGTGAATGAATCATGGCCCTAATATTCGAGTGTAACCATGGCCATAGTGCTAGGCATGGAGTGTGTCTCTTGATTGGTAAATATTCTAAAAAGTCATGGCATGGGAGATGTGATGTGAGTTAGttgcttaaattttttatttttcaagcatTGGGAACATATAGAGTCTCGCGCGGTTAGATGGTTTGAATACCAATTTTTATTTGGTGGGTGAAGTACTAATGTTCCACATCAACTACACCAAATTCAAAGAGTATAGAtcgtagatttttttttttggtaaagttaatttttaaaaatgaataatcataattaattcttCGAAAAAACAGCGTCACGAACGGTGGATAAGGTTGGAGCCGAGCTACAAGTTGGCAGTGGGGGGTATTTATCAAGGGCACATTTATCTAGCAATCATCACTTATCATGAGTCAGGTCAGGACCACCTAGGCATTCAAATACTTGGCTGAAGAAAATCCTTTCTATATAATTTGTGGATTGGGTTTTATGACTTTATCTCATCATGTTtctaaataatttcaaaacgGAATCATGTACATAGTTGTTCATCTATTTTTTccgtactatttttttttattacaacaatgattttattttacattttttctcttttctttctgtACTACTTTGtcttataatttcattttgtacctaaataaattttataaaattggctTGCAAGTTGATAATTATTCCTTACTTATATAGTTTAATTAGATTATATCAATAGTCATTGTGAGGTCTATCTCTAACACACACCCCTCACCTCAAGAACTGAAAATCTTGAACGTAAAATTAACAAGACTAATTATTTGCGAGTGATCTAATAGCGAGTGATTTAATAGAtctaataataactttttttataatagactttgatattatcttaaaatttagataatgtCTAACTCAATCCTATAAAACTAGTTTTGTAAAATGAGGAATTTACACTTATATACTTTTATTTGGTCATATccctaattaattttaagaactCAAATACACTTTCTCATGCTAAGAATTGAACATCTTGTGTGAAGTTTACAAAATGGGACATCTATTGATATTGATAGTCCAATAACGGTCTGATAAGCCTGTGACACTTAATAGGATAGACTTTGGGCCTTTACTTCATGCACCTCTTATTTTGCTTATTGCACCTCCTAAAAGACTCCAATGGACAAGAATGCCCCTCTCACTAGACactcctatttcaaaatgtctATTTTGAAAGAGTATCTTattccaaaatataaaatttcaaattttgaagtaGGAATTTTGGAAAAgattttagaattatttatccTATTTCAGAATAACTattccaaaatatatttttttatcgtcTACGATAGATCAACTCTCTCAGACATTTCTTGAATTGCGTGAATATGGTGATCACTAATGGTGATTATTCATCACTGATAGGTCACGTTATTAACACAATGCTCTAACCAACTGAGTTAATAgactaattatattataaaataaataatgttattatatataacactaaaatttctaatgtatatttaatgcgcatataaatttaaattataaattttgtgacaattaattttgatataactcatatggaTTAGCTAATccctatgtttttttataaataaaaaagcattcactattaaaaaattattaataaattagaaaaacataTGGATTAGCTAATTGtatgagttatatcaaaattaattatcacaaaatttattatttaaatttacatgcgcattaaatatacattagaaattttagtgttatatataactacattatttattttataatataattgacatATTAATTCAGTTGGTTAGAATATCATGCTGATAATGCGAAAGTCATAGGTTTGACTCTGTATGAGTTATACGGAttacataatttataaaaacaaaaaatacttaagggcatttttggaattttattttaatgctgggtgcacaaaCAATATAcctggtgcacctagcaacaacCAAATATGTTCCATGCACTATCATTACTTTTTCTCCTTTATAAAAGACTGTTATGGCATGCTCATATACAAAAGATGAAATAGGAGTTAAAAGGCTTAAGCCCATTTGAGAAAGATCATAACAAGGTTTTGTCTGTTTTGTTGGAAGCTACTATTGGCACTATCAATACTGCTATTGGTACTATCAACCGTCggctttaaattttttcttttaaaaatgccTTTTTCATGGAAACTTGATTTTGTGGACAAAATACACAATGGAGTTATGTTTTTGTTGTGTAAGAGGGAGTGAAAAAAAGcacacaacaaaaatatgattatgtTGTGTATTTTTTGCCAACGAAATCATTGTTTCTGCTGTGTAAGTTTTTTGCCTCCCCTTTTATTCAatggaaacattttttttttcattaaatttttattataaaattttaattaatttagataTAAGTTACCCTTTTTACTTGAACTAGTTacaatacaaattatattaatgacaacacacatgacttttttttaagaataatcaaattaattgatataatttatttttctatttaaatttaaattaatgattgcataagttatcatttttaattttatacaaattaatatcataaattgatttgattattgttaataaagataattcatataataattaatttgattacgtTTATAAAGGATACCTTCTAtccaattaattcaattttaattaagaaaaatatattgattactattaaaaatgataaattatatcaCCATAATTTTATAGCTTTTAAAAAAGGTAACTtgcatttataattaattaaaaaatatataaaaaatagacaatgaaaacatgtttttattttgtaaaaagggatgcaaaaaaatacacaatccAAACATGATTCCGTTggcaaaatataaaacaaaatcatatttctgttgtgtatttttattttttgcattccCTCTTATACAACGGAAATATGATTTCATTGTGTATTTTGCTAACAAAAACATGTTTTGGTGAAAAGAgtatttttggaagaaaaaatatttaaagttcaATACCAATAGTAGTATTGATAGTGACAATAGTAGCTCCCATTTTGTTTTGTACTTGACTACTAGGCTTTGTTGTTTGTTCTAAAGTGCTGGTTGGGTCTCTGTTTCGATATCTTTGGATGATTGAGAGTGTTTGTTTTCTATACTGGGcctagaaaagaaaaaggttgcaACCCGGTGACACAAAAGACATACAGAAAGAATGCAAGTTAAATTAGCATATTTAGATTCtacttaataaaaatgttagttAATTTAATAGTACACGGTTAGTACGGTAGAAGACAATCTCGTCTTATGTAAGAGGTACTCAATCAAatgtaaatttatgaaaaatattgtgcaatacggaaaaaaaaaagaaaaaaaaaactgctatCGCGACTTAACTAGACTTTGTGAATTTTCTTGAGTATAAATAGCTAGTATAAATCACCATTTCTGCAGTCATGTCAACTACTATGACGCcagttattaattatatcttAAAAGTACGACATATTAAGCTATGTTTGGATTACCGTTGAAGGGTGCCAAACGTATTTTTAAAGGAGTTTGTATCTTTCGCTCTCAATATACTTTTGAAAGGGTTTAAACATTACACCAAATAGtggttaaaaaatattcacttctttatttttaatgttttgaaatGAAGTATCCCCATACCTTGTATTGAATAGTGGGGTTTGCTTCCACTAAAGTAAGAACCTATAATCTAactattaattgaaaaaattgctattaaaattataattgaatgtATGCActtgtataataaaaaaaaattcaatttagaaaaactaaatccTTGGTATTTGTATAATTACTGAAAGTTACAATTCAACGAGTGATTGTATACATGAAACGGCCATATATACAGAACTCAGTACCAGTTAGCAGCTGGAGGTAAACCACATTGGCAAATCAACATATCATTTATAATTGCTTAGTCACCTCAAAAGAGAAATTCTAATTCCAAAACCATTCTAAGATATATTCAAGAACATATCATCACATGGTGCTTTGACAACATTCAACTATCTGGCATGGCATTACTTTGGCCTTCCACATATGGCCTAATGAAAGTCCTCCGCCACCACACCTCAAAAGCTCTCTGAAGATTGGGACAGCCATCACCAGTTTTCAAGAAACTTCCAacccatgaaagcaaaataCTCTGCTGATCCTCCAAAGGCAAGGTGAGAATTGTCCTTCCAATTCCTTCCTCCACAAGTTTCCTATCAAATGACCTGCACCCGTGCTGCAACCAGTTATAGTCATTGATTAGAGGCTGTAGCCATGTCTGCAACAACAACTGGCGCGTGTTCTTTGATGGCAAAACCTCCCCTCTTCCAATGCCAACATATAGTCTTCCTGAAATGCAACTGACATGATAACGAAATGCAATCGGAAGCTTTCCATGGAGGGCTGCCAATTCCTGCTGGTTTGCCCACATCAGCGCAAAATCTTCAGCAGCTTGTTTGTCAACTAAAATCTCAAGCAACCATGACAAGTTATCAGCTTCAAGAGCTATATGTTTTACTACAGGTTCTTTGTTATCACTAAAGCTTGGCTCTGCCACCTGGTTGAACAGACACAATAAAGAATCCATGCAATTTCTGCATGACTTATTAATCATGTCATTACAGAGGTCAGCTGAGCCTGAAGAACTTGGAAGACTGTTATTCTCCCTAAGGAGCTTTAGAACTATGGATTTCATCTCTCGGCGACCTCTCTCCTCATTGCTTTTGAGAACAAGTTCAACAATGTGGGAGAGGGTATCTTTTGGGGAATTAGAAAAATCAGGAGAAACTCGTTTTAGCACCGGATTTACCCCAATTCCTTCTCCTTGGAGTCGTAGGATGGTTGAGAtcaccttttcttcttcttcctctccattCCAAGGGACTGCCTCCAAGTACTCCAAACATGATTGGATACATGAGCTGAAGCCAAGGAATTCTGTGACCTGCAAAATTGTTTCTTTTAGATTACATGTCTAGCAATGGTGCATAATCCATCAAATATTCAGTGGCTCATTCCTAGCAAATGATAAAATGGTGAAACAAGGACGAGAAAGATTTGAAATGAAGACAATATTTAGCAAGAAGTTATTACTGAGGTTTTAGGCTCTATCTTTCATAATGAAGCCTTATAGAGAACAGGTCAGAAATATTGTGGCCCATGATAAAATACTATGATCTTACAGGGAACTGGGCATAAGAATTACCATATACTAGGTAATCTTACTATTTTTATATGAGGGTGGGTGGGAGGAACTCATGTGACACCGTGGTTATATCGTATGATCATCGTTTCAGGCTACTTATTTGTATACTTGTTGAGAGTTACAATGTATCTACTAGTTGAtcacaataattttataaaaatgaccaCCATATGATACATTGATTATTTTAACATCATCACTATAGTTAGCATTCATTGCACATTTTAACTACTGATTTCCATCAACAGTAGTTAGTATATGAGTAATTGAGTATGTATAAGAAAAATGGCACAATACAAGAAATTTCTAGTTCCCATCCACCTTTAAGATGAAGATGGAGAAAAGATGATGCATTGAAGTGATTCAAGACCTCTCAAGAACAATGCATCTGTAAAttgtcttaaaaataataactccTTACTCAACCGTAATGCACCGGTTTTCATTACAGTACAGCAGTTCCATATTATATGATAATCATGATGTTGGCACGCTAGTTTACAATATCACAAAGcagtacaaaatattttttcttccagAATAATTCTAGTCAAATGCTAATGAGTGCCCTTGAGGTAGTATTAGTTAAGGAAACAAAAGTTTAAAGCATTTAACAAAGGGAACATATTGCAAACACAAAAATCATTTCCTAATAGAGCGTATTTAATGGTCCTTAGAATACTACTATTAGTTAACAAAGCCCAtaatttcttgtaaaaaaaaaaaaacaaaatccataATTCTATATACTCTCACGTCATCCTCCTAATTATTAAATggaaaaaaagttttgaatgcCTTTTATGttcctaaaatattaaatgcatttcctttttatttaatagtttcTTTATAAAGATGAAGAGAATATGGCATTACTCTATCCTTATTGAGTTTATATTTTGGCTTATTCCATGAAAGATAAAACTGCAGTTGATTGCAGCATTAAGAATCTAAATAGCATTGTTTAAATTCAAgatatattagtatatattgGGGAAGAAAAAACCATGctgaaaatatttatcatagtGGAGCCTGAATTAACTCGATAAGAATTATAATTAATGAGGAGTTTAAATATTAGTGGAGATATAAACACAAGCCTCCAAGGAAGCATAGTATTTCAGACAAACAAATAGACAGCACCACAGAAATAATCTGAAAAATATAATCGTACTACTAGATGTGAGAACAAAAGAGTAATAGCAAAGAACATATTTCTTCTTTCCCAGAAATGCCTTACTAAACAGAATTAGCAACAAAGCATGACAGAGTTAGCAAATTACCTTGAGTATTCGAAGAATGCGAGAAACACTTTGCTTCATTAGCCGCTGTTTCATTTCTTTGCAGTACATAAGTCCAACAGTCTCAACATATATTTCAACATCCTCACAGTCATCAACTTGGAGACATGATAAACCAGATTGTTCAGAAAGTTTATCAGCAAAGAAACTACTTTTCTCTATTAGAACATCCCTGTGCACACTTAACTTCACACAAAATCCCTGCTTTCCAAGGAGAAGCAGCTTCATGTCACAAGTTCCAGGTTCACCAAACTCAATAGCTACCTTTTTGGGCAAAGATTCAAGTTTGGGCTTGGGTGTTCTCTGTGCAGGCACAGAAGTGCTAGGTGGAGGTCTTTCTGGATCATCATTACATTGTTGAGCATCTGAAACCACCAATCTTGATGGGGCAGGCACTGTTTTTCTCTCACTCACTGAGACAGCCTTTTTCTGGGAACTGGTCTTTGGGGGTGGTGAAGAGGGTTTGAGTTTATTCAAAGGGTTTTGAGGCTTGAGGCTTTTCTGAAACCCAACAGGAGTAGGGCAACACCAAAACCCTTCAGGGGTGA of Glycine soja cultivar W05 chromosome 1, ASM419377v2, whole genome shotgun sequence contains these proteins:
- the LOC114421170 gene encoding BTB/POZ domain-containing protein At3g50780-like; amino-acid sequence: MGDIRHSRVEQGQTKIKNVPIAVTPEGFWCCPTPVGFQKSLKPQNPLNKLKPSSPPPKTSSQKKAVSVSERKTVPAPSRLVVSDAQQCNDDPERPPPSTSVPAQRTPKPKLESLPKKVAIEFGEPGTCDMKLLLLGKQGFCVKLSVHRDVLIEKSSFFADKLSEQSGLSCLQVDDCEDVEIYVETVGLMYCKEMKQRLMKQSVSRILRILKVTEFLGFSSCIQSCLEYLEAVPWNGEEEEEKVISTILRLQGEGIGVNPVLKRVSPDFSNSPKDTLSHIVELVLKSNEERGRREMKSIVLKLLRENNSLPSSSGSADLCNDMINKSCRNCMDSLLCLFNQVAEPSFSDNKEPVVKHIALEADNLSWLLEILVDKQAAEDFALMWANQQELAALHGKLPIAFRYHVSCISGRLYVGIGRGEVLPSKNTRQLLLQTWLQPLINDYNWLQHGCRSFDRKLVEEGIGRTILTLPLEDQQSILLSWVGSFLKTGDGCPNLQRAFEVWWRRTFIRPYVEGQSNAMPDS